The Hymenobacter sp. GOD-10R genome includes a window with the following:
- a CDS encoding AAA family ATPase, which yields MPLYVISGGPGAGKTTLLTALQQVGFGTADEVSRQLIREQVALGTDQVPWRNLAGFAELALARMVAQHQAASQANRTTFFDRGIPDVIGYMLVAGLSVPPAYYTAAATHPYASPVLLAPPWAEIYVNDAERWQTFGEAQALYHALRRTYQDLGFTVLDLPKVPVVERVAFVRKVVAT from the coding sequence ATGCCGCTTTACGTGATTTCGGGCGGCCCTGGGGCTGGCAAAACAACGCTGCTGACGGCCTTGCAGCAAGTGGGCTTCGGAACTGCCGATGAGGTGTCGCGCCAACTCATTCGCGAGCAAGTCGCGCTCGGCACCGACCAAGTACCGTGGCGCAACCTAGCTGGTTTTGCGGAGCTAGCCCTAGCCCGAATGGTGGCGCAGCACCAAGCCGCCAGCCAAGCCAACCGCACCACCTTTTTTGATCGAGGTATTCCGGATGTTATTGGCTACATGCTAGTTGCAGGCTTGTCAGTGCCGCCGGCGTACTACACCGCAGCAGCCACGCACCCGTACGCTTCGCCGGTGTTGCTGGCCCCGCCGTGGGCGGAAATCTACGTGAACGATGCCGAGCGCTGGCAGACCTTCGGTGAGGCTCAGGCGCTCTACCACGCCTTGCGCCGCACGTACCAGGACCTAGGTTTCACGGTGCTCGATTTGCCCAAAGTGCCCGTCGTTGAGCGCGTTGCTTTCGTGCGCAAGGTAGTTGCAACCTAG
- a CDS encoding ABC transporter substrate-binding protein, whose protein sequence is MLYSLFAPGSAGRPSIFSLFRRSALAGLLLASLPGYSQVAPARPAAKAVATSAVRGRTTVQFAKGFTISYVGGCKVITILSPFEQKTTATRYLLVPRGVTRPAGYTDAVVIQTPIRSLVALSSMHVALADFLGADDVIVGLGDFKYASAPRVRQRIAEGKIINAGQGRELNNELLIAQHPDLVMSTGWPGQGLSRFQTLQAAGVPVMINSEWVESTPLGRAEWVKVMAALLNKEDLVNQKFGQVVRDYQRLAALGQKAAKKPKVIVGLPFKDVWHVPDMDSYMAQFLRDAGTTYAWDKTKSPQGSLALSFETVSPVALSADYWLQTGSANTKTDITAQDTRYAAFAPFKNNRLYNNNKRTNAQGSNDYWESGAVHPDVVLSDLIKILHPELLPKWQLYYYKPVQ, encoded by the coding sequence ATGCTCTACTCCTTGTTTGCTCCCGGCTCGGCTGGGAGACCGTCCATTTTTTCTCTTTTCCGCCGCTCCGCACTGGCGGGGCTGTTGCTGGCTTCGTTGCCTGGCTACAGCCAAGTTGCGCCGGCTCGCCCCGCTGCCAAAGCGGTAGCGACGTCCGCTGTGCGCGGACGAACGACGGTTCAATTTGCCAAAGGCTTTACCATCAGCTACGTAGGTGGTTGTAAGGTAATAACCATCCTGAGTCCTTTCGAGCAGAAAACGACGGCGACGCGCTATTTGCTGGTGCCCCGGGGCGTTACTCGCCCGGCCGGCTACACCGATGCGGTTGTCATTCAAACGCCTATTCGCAGCTTGGTGGCGCTATCGTCAATGCACGTGGCACTGGCCGATTTCCTAGGGGCCGACGATGTGATTGTCGGCTTAGGCGACTTCAAATACGCTTCGGCCCCGCGGGTGCGGCAGCGCATTGCCGAGGGCAAGATCATCAATGCCGGGCAGGGCCGGGAGCTTAATAATGAGCTGCTTATCGCTCAGCACCCCGACTTAGTGATGAGCACCGGGTGGCCTGGTCAAGGTCTCAGCCGCTTTCAAACCCTGCAAGCAGCCGGCGTGCCCGTGATGATCAACTCCGAGTGGGTCGAGTCGACGCCCCTAGGTCGGGCGGAGTGGGTGAAGGTGATGGCTGCCTTGCTCAACAAGGAAGACTTGGTCAACCAGAAGTTTGGCCAAGTGGTGCGCGACTACCAGCGCCTAGCCGCCCTCGGTCAGAAAGCCGCCAAGAAGCCGAAAGTAATTGTGGGTCTGCCGTTTAAGGACGTGTGGCACGTGCCGGATATGGACAGCTACATGGCGCAATTTCTGCGCGACGCGGGCACCACCTATGCCTGGGATAAGACCAAATCGCCCCAAGGCAGCCTCGCCCTTTCGTTTGAAACGGTGTCGCCTGTAGCGCTCAGTGCCGACTATTGGCTACAAACCGGCTCGGCCAACACTAAGACCGACATCACGGCCCAGGATACGCGCTACGCAGCCTTCGCCCCGTTCAAAAACAATCGGCTCTACAACAATAACAAGCGCACGAACGCGCAGGGCTCCAACGACTACTGGGAATCGGGCGCCGTGCACCCCGACGTGGTGCTGTCGGATCTGATTAAGATCCTGCACCCCGAGCTACTGCCCAAGTGGCAACTCTACTACTACAAGCCAGTTCAGTAA
- a CDS encoding TonB-dependent receptor — translation MKKKRLRRHHTATRIEIKLMLGTVLLVGTLQGAQAQVLADTLNRQRLGEVVVTATRSGAERAKLPQQIQVITQKDLRATPYQEFTDVLKKNASVDVIQYPGLLAGVGIRGFRPQSSGLNQRALLLVDGRPAGTTNLATLDLGSVQQIEVLKGPASALYGSQAMGGVVNVITRQSRGAVRSSLFTEYGSYQTVKLGGATGGNITEKLDFDLSFSMFDRAQDYKLGKKGLFRRELDGAEATKLYADGTSLSTDDKRADGQRRRYTKLNYYSGALRLGYQLSQHWRLDVRGESFVARNVQSPNDVYYGDLGNTTKDIERANLDVGVTADYDHHQLLVRAYTSKETNNNNTLYTGNTPIAPYRSFQSQYLWKGLQVKDIIKLGRQSITVGLDHNEATSNSLRYNATGANLAPFNPNYELNTTGIYAQGQLSLLEDKLIVTPGVRYDFITYNVKQTDLLTSFTPGKTTNPFFSPSLGAQYELLDGLRAHATIGRAYVTPDAYNVAGYSQTSPNATKQVSITQGNADLKNENSVTWDAGVRFGRPTTGFSADVTYFATQVRNRITTRTTNPAGETTPEGYTVASRTTYVNANDSQIRGLETELGYDFGALADNRYSLRVFAGGTRIFKAEDITNNLDNSQTKRDIFNVAKLSGNYGVTYGSTENGLNARLTGHYAGYRKDTDFTDVKSPQITYPRYMTLDFSAGYTFAGKHTISLLVNNLTNENYYEKRGYNLPGRNISGRYSINF, via the coding sequence ATGAAGAAAAAACGTTTACGCCGCCATCACACAGCTACTCGCATTGAGATCAAGCTCATGTTGGGTACAGTGCTTCTCGTGGGCACGCTGCAAGGCGCGCAGGCGCAGGTACTGGCCGACACGCTGAATCGGCAGCGGTTGGGCGAGGTCGTGGTGACGGCCACCCGTTCGGGTGCGGAGCGTGCGAAACTACCCCAGCAGATTCAGGTTATCACGCAGAAGGATCTGCGCGCCACGCCCTACCAGGAGTTTACGGACGTGCTGAAGAAGAATGCTTCAGTAGATGTAATTCAGTACCCAGGATTGCTGGCAGGCGTGGGCATTCGGGGCTTCCGGCCCCAGAGCAGTGGTCTGAACCAACGGGCGCTGCTGCTCGTCGATGGCCGACCTGCTGGTACCACCAACCTCGCCACGCTTGACCTAGGTAGCGTGCAGCAAATTGAAGTGCTGAAAGGGCCCGCCTCGGCGCTCTATGGCTCGCAGGCCATGGGCGGCGTGGTAAACGTGATTACGCGCCAGTCGCGCGGGGCAGTGCGCTCGTCGCTGTTCACGGAATATGGTAGCTACCAAACTGTTAAGCTAGGCGGCGCAACCGGCGGCAACATCACCGAGAAGCTCGATTTCGACCTGTCCTTCTCGATGTTCGACCGCGCTCAGGATTATAAGCTAGGTAAAAAGGGCCTCTTCCGCCGCGAGCTCGACGGTGCGGAAGCCACCAAGCTGTACGCCGACGGCACCTCGCTGAGCACCGACGACAAGCGCGCCGACGGGCAGCGCCGCCGCTATACTAAGCTCAACTACTACTCGGGAGCGTTGCGCTTGGGCTACCAGCTCAGTCAGCACTGGCGCCTCGACGTGCGTGGCGAGTCCTTCGTGGCGCGCAATGTGCAGTCACCCAATGATGTGTACTACGGAGACCTAGGCAACACCACCAAGGATATTGAGCGTGCAAACCTCGACGTGGGCGTAACAGCCGACTACGACCACCACCAGCTATTGGTGCGCGCCTACACTTCCAAGGAGACGAACAACAACAACACCCTCTATACCGGCAACACACCCATCGCGCCGTACCGCTCCTTTCAGAGCCAGTACTTGTGGAAAGGTCTTCAGGTAAAGGACATTATCAAGCTAGGCCGGCAGAGCATCACGGTGGGCCTCGACCACAATGAGGCGACCAGCAACTCGCTACGCTACAATGCTACCGGCGCCAACCTAGCTCCGTTCAACCCTAACTACGAGCTGAACACGACCGGCATTTACGCCCAAGGTCAACTGAGCTTGCTGGAGGATAAGCTGATCGTGACGCCCGGCGTGCGCTACGATTTCATCACCTACAACGTGAAGCAAACCGACCTGCTCACTTCGTTCACGCCCGGCAAAACCACCAACCCCTTCTTCAGCCCTAGCCTCGGCGCCCAATACGAGCTATTAGATGGCCTGCGGGCGCACGCCACCATCGGCCGCGCCTACGTGACCCCAGATGCCTACAACGTGGCCGGCTATTCCCAGACTAGTCCCAATGCCACGAAGCAAGTATCTATCACGCAAGGCAATGCCGATCTGAAGAACGAGAACAGCGTGACCTGGGACGCCGGCGTGCGCTTCGGCCGCCCGACCACCGGCTTCTCTGCCGACGTAACCTACTTCGCTACGCAGGTACGTAACCGCATCACCACCCGCACCACGAACCCCGCAGGCGAGACAACCCCGGAAGGCTACACCGTTGCTTCGCGCACAACCTACGTGAATGCCAACGACAGCCAGATTCGCGGCCTGGAAACCGAGCTAGGTTATGACTTCGGCGCACTCGCCGATAACCGCTACTCGCTCCGCGTCTTTGCCGGCGGCACCCGCATCTTCAAGGCCGAAGACATCACCAACAACCTCGATAACTCCCAAACAAAGCGGGATATTTTCAATGTGGCCAAGCTGAGCGGCAACTACGGCGTGACGTATGGCAGCACGGAGAATGGCCTGAATGCTCGCCTAACCGGGCACTATGCGGGCTACCGCAAGGACACCGACTTTACGGATGTTAAGTCGCCTCAAATCACCTATCCGCGCTACATGACCCTCGACTTTTCGGCTGGCTATACTTTCGCGGGCAAGCACACCATCTCGCTGCTAGTGAACAATCTAACGAACGAGAACT